The following DNA comes from Serpentinimonas raichei.
GCGCCAGCGCGCCCCAATCGACTTCGAGCTCATCGCCGTCAACCTAGACCAAAAGCAGCCCGGCTTTCCGGCCGAGGTGCTGCCCACTTACCTGGCGCAGCTCGGGGTGCCGTTTCACATTGAAACGCAGGACACCTACCGAGTGGTCAAAAAGGTGATCCCGGAGGGCAAAACCCTGTGCAGCCTGTGCAGCCGCCTGCGCCGGGGCATTTTGTACCGCGTGGCGCGTGAACTGGGCTGCAACAAGATCGCGCTCGGGCACCACCGCGACGACATTTTGCAAACGCTGTTGCTCAATATGTTTTTTGGCGCCAAGCTCAAAGGCATGCCGGCCAAACTGGTGAGCGACAACGGCGAGTTCATGGTGATTCGGCCGCTGGCCTACGTGGCCGAGCCGGACCTGATCCGCTGGGCCGAAGTGCGCCAGTTCCCGCTCATCCCCTGCACCCTGTGCGGCAGCCAAGACAATCTGCAGCGCCAGCAAGTGGGCCAGATGCTGCGCGAGTGGGAAAAAAAGCACCCCGGGCGGCTCGACAACATGCTCAAGGCGCTGCAAAGCGTGGTGCCCAGCCACCTGATGGACCGCGAATTGTTCCCCTTCGAGACGCTGCAAACCACGGGCCAGCCCACGGACGATGGCGACACGGTGTTCGATGGCGAGAAGGCGCCCGCAAACGCGGCCAGTCCCGCACAGGGGGTGCCGGTCTCGGTTCGGGTGCATGCGCTGCGCCAGCCGCGCCCCGCCACGGGCAGCGCGTGTGCCGCGCCACCCGATCCAACGCAAGCGCAGACTCAGGCCAGCACCGCCTCGTAGCCTGCCAGCGCCTGACGCAGCGCCACATCGAGCTCGCGTGCGGCAAACTTGGCCACGTAGGCGTCGGCCCCGGCGCTGCGCACGTGTTGCTCGTTGGTGTCGCCGGTGAGCGAGGAGTGGATCACCACCGGCACGCCGCGCATGGCTGGGTCTTTTTTGATGTTGCGCGTGAGCGTGAAGCCGTCCATCTCGGGCATTTCGAGATCGGTCAAGACCAGTGCCACGCGCTCGTTCAACTCCAGCCCTTGGGCCTTGCATTCGGCAGCGATGGCCTGCAAGCGGTCCCAAGCTTCTTGGCCGGTCTTGGTCATCTCGTAGGGCAGCTTGAGCGCCTTCAACTCCTGCTCGATCATGGTGCGCGCCACGAACGAGTCGTCGGCGGCCAGGATGATCGCGCCGGGACGCAATTTAAGCTCAGGGCCGCTGGAGTTGGCCTTCAAATTCACTTCCTCAGTCGGCAAAATGCGCTGCAAAATCGATTCCACATCCAAAATCTGCGCCAGCCGGGTGCTGTTTTTGTCGCCATCGAGGCGCGCGATGCTGGTCACGTAGCCGCGCGCCATGGCTTCGTCGGCCGACAAAATCTGCTTCCAGTCCAGCCGCACGATGTCTTCCACCGACTCGGCCGCAAAGGCCTGCGTGGTGCGTGCGTACTCGGTCACCAGCATGATGTTGAGGCCGGTCTTGGGCACGCAGCCCACCACGGCCGGCAGGTCGATCACCGGGATCACCTGGCCGCGCAGGTTCACCACCCCGAGCACGTGCTGCGGCGCACCGGCCATGGCTGTGACCGCGGGCATGGCCACGATCTCGCGGATTTTGAACACATTGATGCCAAACAGCTCGGAGCGCTCGCTGCCCTTGGCGTCGCCAAGCCTGAACAACAGCATCTCGAACTTGTTGGAACCGGTCAGGTTGGTGCGTTCGTCGATCTCTTTTTGGGCAGCAGTGGGCATAAAAACTCCTCGTGGCGACAGCACCGCGCCATCCCCGTTACCATTCTAGGGCTTGCCGATCTGCTGTCGGCTTTTTTTAGGGGACACAAGCGTGCACTGCACCCGCATTTTGGCGATCCGGCACGGCGAAACCGCCTGGAACCGCGACAACCGCATCCAAGGCCAGCTCGACATCGAGCTCAACATGACCGGCCGCTGGCAGGCCGAACGCACCGCCGAGGCGCTGCGTGGTGAGCCGCTGGGGGCCATTTACAGCAGCGATTTGTTGCGCGCCGCCGACACCGCCGCTGCCATCGCCCGCGCCCAGGGCCTGAGCACGCAACTGCACCTGGGCTTGCGTGAGCGCCACTTTGGCGTCTGCCAAGGCAGCCGCTGGAGCGAACTGGAAACCACACAGCCCGAGCTCACCGAGCTTTGGCGCCGCCGCGTGCCCGACTTCGC
Coding sequences within:
- the ttcA gene encoding tRNA 2-thiocytidine(32) synthetase TtcA codes for the protein MDLERENHKLEKRLCRLTGQAIADYRMIEAGDRVMVCLSGGKDSYALLDILLKLRQRAPIDFELIAVNLDQKQPGFPAEVLPTYLAQLGVPFHIETQDTYRVVKKVIPEGKTLCSLCSRLRRGILYRVARELGCNKIALGHHRDDILQTLLLNMFFGAKLKGMPAKLVSDNGEFMVIRPLAYVAEPDLIRWAEVRQFPLIPCTLCGSQDNLQRQQVGQMLREWEKKHPGRLDNMLKALQSVVPSHLMDRELFPFETLQTTGQPTDDGDTVFDGEKAPANAASPAQGVPVSVRVHALRQPRPATGSACAAPPDPTQAQTQASTAS
- a CDS encoding chemotaxis protein; this translates as MPTAAQKEIDERTNLTGSNKFEMLLFRLGDAKGSERSELFGINVFKIREIVAMPAVTAMAGAPQHVLGVVNLRGQVIPVIDLPAVVGCVPKTGLNIMLVTEYARTTQAFAAESVEDIVRLDWKQILSADEAMARGYVTSIARLDGDKNSTRLAQILDVESILQRILPTEEVNLKANSSGPELKLRPGAIILAADDSFVARTMIEQELKALKLPYEMTKTGQEAWDRLQAIAAECKAQGLELNERVALVLTDLEMPEMDGFTLTRNIKKDPAMRGVPVVIHSSLTGDTNEQHVRSAGADAYVAKFAARELDVALRQALAGYEAVLA
- a CDS encoding histidine phosphatase family protein, whose product is MHCTRILAIRHGETAWNRDNRIQGQLDIELNMTGRWQAERTAEALRGEPLGAIYSSDLLRAADTAAAIARAQGLSTQLHLGLRERHFGVCQGSRWSELETTQPELTELWRRRVPDFAPPGGESLLALRQRVLQALEEVAAAHLGQQIVIVTHGGVLDTLYRLATGVELQAPRTWQLGNAAINRLLWSPQGLRLVGWSDTLHLDAAPVDEPLS